A DNA window from Chitinibacter fontanus contains the following coding sequences:
- a CDS encoding lytic transglycosylase domain-containing protein yields the protein MLKFFAPALLCLSLVSASAHAGAQREEYLSDSVASSLRRSIADRIEPRLMFADKAQGEAWLNEMSERLKTRIPDEFVRRKLLTSIHYEATRAGLDPQMVLGLIHIESRFNRYAISPVGARGLMQVMPFWQRSIGSPEQSLFDMNTNLRYGCSILRHYLDIENGDLFRALGRYNGSLGKAEYPNLVYSAWKGYYDWNDGVGERIAQK from the coding sequence ATGTTGAAGTTTTTTGCCCCCGCCCTTCTTTGCCTAAGCCTAGTTAGCGCGAGCGCGCATGCAGGAGCGCAGCGTGAAGAATATCTATCGGATTCGGTCGCCAGCAGCCTGCGCCGCAGCATTGCTGATCGCATCGAACCCAGGTTGATGTTTGCCGATAAAGCGCAAGGCGAGGCATGGCTCAATGAGATGTCAGAGCGGCTAAAAACCCGTATCCCCGATGAGTTTGTACGGCGTAAATTGCTTACTTCAATTCACTATGAGGCCACTCGTGCGGGGCTTGATCCACAAATGGTGCTCGGGCTGATTCACATCGAAAGTCGCTTTAACCGCTATGCAATCAGCCCCGTGGGCGCGCGTGGCTTGATGCAAGTGATGCCATTTTGGCAGCGTTCCATCGGTAGCCCTGAGCAAAGCTTGTTCGATATGAACACCAACTTACGTTATGGCTGCTCAATTTTGCGCCATTATTTAGATATTGAGAACGGCGATCTATTTCGCGCTCTGGGCCGCTACAACGGTAGCCTAGGTAAAGCCGAATATCCGAATCTGGTCTATAGCGCATGGAAAGGCTATTACGACTGGAATGATGGCGTCGGCGAGAGAATTGCGCAGAAATAG
- a CDS encoding proline--tRNA ligase — MRTSQLFISTLKEAPSEAELLSHKLMLRAGLIKRLGSGLYTWMPLGLRILRKVEAVVRQEMNRAGAQELLMPAVQPAELWQETGRWDVFGPQMLKITDRHERQFCFGPTHEEVITDIARSEIKSYKQLPVNFYQVQTKFRDEIRPRFGVMRAREFMMKDAYSFHADLDSLKATYDVMYGAYSKVFTRLGLKFRAVAADTGAIGGDGSHEFHVLADAGEDLLAYCPTSEYAANVELAEAFAPAAPRAAAAQAMTEVDTPKQTACEDVAALLGIGIDRTVKAIALVTTAGEFVLALLRGDHNLNEVKISKVAGMSDFRFATDEEIRSNLNCPPGFIGPVGINANIRVIADRTVAAMSDFVCGANKPKLHLSGVNFGRDLPEPHVVADIRNVVNGDVCPDGKGGVLELCRGIEVGHIFQLRTKYSEAMNCTFLNEQNTLTPMEMGCYGIGVSRIVGAAIEQNHDARGIIWPAAMAPFAVAIVAVGYHKSEAVKAAADQMYADFTAAGIDVLLDDRNERPGSMFADMELIGIPHRVTIGDKALANGEVEYVARRAGEMQKIALGEALSFIQQQIA; from the coding sequence ATGCGCACCTCGCAATTATTCATTTCTACTTTAAAAGAAGCGCCTTCCGAGGCCGAACTGCTATCGCACAAGCTGATGCTGCGTGCTGGACTGATCAAACGTCTGGGCTCAGGCCTTTACACGTGGATGCCCTTGGGTCTGCGTATTTTGCGCAAAGTCGAAGCCGTTGTTCGCCAGGAAATGAACCGCGCGGGTGCGCAAGAATTGCTGATGCCAGCAGTACAACCCGCTGAATTGTGGCAAGAAACCGGCCGTTGGGATGTATTTGGCCCACAAATGCTAAAAATCACCGACCGCCACGAGCGTCAATTCTGCTTTGGTCCGACGCACGAAGAAGTCATCACCGACATCGCACGCTCGGAAATCAAGAGCTACAAGCAATTGCCGGTGAATTTCTACCAAGTCCAAACTAAATTCCGCGACGAAATCCGCCCGCGTTTTGGCGTGATGCGCGCGCGCGAATTTATGATGAAAGACGCGTATTCATTCCACGCTGATCTGGACTCGTTGAAAGCGACTTACGACGTGATGTACGGGGCATACTCCAAGGTGTTTACGCGCCTAGGCCTTAAATTCCGTGCGGTTGCAGCCGATACTGGCGCAATCGGTGGTGACGGCTCGCACGAATTCCACGTTTTGGCCGATGCGGGTGAAGACTTGCTCGCTTACTGCCCAACGTCTGAGTACGCAGCGAACGTTGAACTCGCTGAAGCCTTCGCTCCTGCGGCACCACGCGCCGCTGCTGCGCAAGCAATGACCGAAGTTGACACGCCAAAACAAACTGCGTGCGAAGATGTTGCGGCACTATTGGGCATCGGGATCGATCGCACTGTGAAAGCCATTGCTTTGGTAACGACGGCGGGTGAATTCGTGCTGGCGCTGTTGCGTGGCGACCATAATCTGAACGAAGTGAAAATCAGCAAAGTGGCAGGCATGAGCGACTTCCGCTTCGCGACTGATGAAGAAATTCGCAGCAATCTGAACTGCCCACCGGGCTTTATCGGCCCCGTTGGCATTAACGCGAACATTCGCGTAATTGCGGATCGCACCGTTGCCGCAATGAGCGACTTTGTCTGCGGCGCGAACAAACCGAAATTGCACCTGTCAGGCGTCAACTTTGGCCGTGACCTGCCAGAACCACACGTGGTGGCCGACATTCGCAACGTCGTGAATGGCGACGTGTGCCCAGATGGCAAAGGCGGCGTGCTCGAATTGTGTCGTGGTATCGAAGTGGGCCACATTTTCCAATTGCGCACTAAATATTCTGAAGCGATGAATTGCACGTTCCTGAACGAGCAAAACACACTGACGCCAATGGAAATGGGTTGCTACGGTATCGGCGTTTCGCGCATTGTCGGCGCAGCGATCGAGCAAAACCACGATGCACGCGGCATTATCTGGCCAGCGGCAATGGCACCATTCGCGGTGGCGATCGTTGCGGTCGGCTACCACAAATCTGAAGCCGTTAAAGCAGCTGCGGATCAAATGTACGCCGACTTCACGGCAGCAGGCATCGACGTCTTGCTCGACGATCGCAACGAGCGTCCAGGTTCGATGTTTGCCGATATGGAATTGATCGGTATCCCGCATCGCGTCACGATTGGCGATAAAGCCTTGGCGAACGGCGAAGTGGAATACGTGGCGCGACGTGCGGGTGAAATGCAGAAAATCGCGCTTGGCGAAGCACTGAGCTTTATTCAGCAACAAATCGCCTAA
- a CDS encoding imelysin family protein, translating to MSKFFALRQLSLALLVTGFATTVQAEEAATASTPMALKPISNMEFTRSQLSEVLLPAHSKLAQASADLAAASRKFCAAPVASGFASLQAQYVNTLAAWRTIEIAPLGPTSEPEVGRIMEGAAQSPEQILTLAKQRPAGEMVDGQAAYEARVLPAWGIGFKAIESLLYTDKPTKSMQRLSQADACAYLSWQAQVVAYHTETLRRAWQGLNRGVAYDLSYPRTYQTQYFNRLVEGAREIGAAKVGLTQSGWQDQRAGATVVGLRANVAGIRGLLTGNQAGIGLDDFMLSREDKDKWAQVDVALKALEAALPTSEQALKPAAAKKLAAAGNQLADVLEKQIAPLMSIKIGKVQPQ from the coding sequence ATGAGCAAGTTTTTTGCCCTACGCCAACTGTCGTTAGCCTTGCTAGTGACTGGTTTTGCCACGACGGTTCAGGCTGAAGAGGCCGCAACGGCTTCGACCCCGATGGCCTTAAAACCCATTTCCAATATGGAATTTACTCGCTCACAATTGAGTGAGGTTCTGCTGCCAGCTCACAGCAAGTTGGCACAAGCCAGTGCCGATTTGGCTGCGGCTAGCCGGAAATTCTGTGCGGCACCCGTTGCGAGTGGCTTTGCATCTTTGCAAGCGCAATATGTAAATACACTGGCGGCTTGGCGCACGATTGAAATTGCCCCATTGGGGCCGACGTCTGAACCCGAAGTAGGACGAATAATGGAAGGCGCAGCACAGTCACCTGAGCAAATTTTAACGCTGGCTAAGCAGCGGCCTGCCGGTGAGATGGTGGATGGGCAGGCTGCGTATGAGGCGCGGGTATTGCCTGCTTGGGGTATTGGCTTTAAAGCTATTGAATCATTGCTTTATACGGATAAACCCACTAAGAGTATGCAACGTTTAAGCCAAGCTGATGCTTGTGCTTATCTAAGTTGGCAAGCTCAGGTGGTGGCATATCACACTGAAACACTGCGGCGTGCTTGGCAAGGTTTAAACCGTGGGGTGGCGTATGATTTGAGCTATCCACGTACCTATCAGACGCAATATTTTAATCGCTTGGTGGAGGGCGCACGCGAGATCGGTGCTGCAAAGGTCGGTTTAACGCAAAGTGGCTGGCAAGATCAGCGCGCCGGAGCGACCGTTGTTGGTTTGCGGGCTAATGTGGCGGGCATTCGCGGTTTATTAACCGGTAATCAAGCTGGGATTGGTTTGGATGATTTTATGCTCAGTCGTGAAGATAAAGATAAATGGGCTCAGGTCGATGTTGCACTCAAGGCTTTGGAAGCGGCTCTACCCACCTCTGAGCAAGCACTGAAGCCGGCTGCGGCCAAGAAACTGGCTGCAGCAGGTAATCAGCTAGCCGACGTATTGGAAAAGCAAATCGCACCGCTGATGAGCATCAAAATCGGCAAAGTTCAGCCGCAGTAA
- a CDS encoding tautomerase family protein, which translates to MPYINIRLAGELTREQKKQIVEEMTSTMERIAGKPREYVIVNFDETREENWGWGGQLLDEL; encoded by the coding sequence ATGCCCTACATTAATATCCGCCTAGCTGGCGAACTCACGCGGGAACAAAAAAAGCAGATTGTTGAAGAAATGACCAGCACGATGGAACGTATCGCGGGCAAGCCGCGCGAATACGTGATTGTCAACTTTGACGAAACCCGAGAAGAAAACTGGGGCTGGGGTGGGCAATTACTCGACGAGCTATAA
- the phnD gene encoding phosphate/phosphite/phosphonate ABC transporter substrate-binding protein, translating into MLHRSLALILILLMAPCYADLTVGLFTSRNSDQTLEDWQPVLNDLAQATGQKVTGVVISDREELLRKLQKNQVQIARVDNKLALDAVETAKSEVFARLTQTGNLNDYRSLMLVKKNSPIKNADDLLNHPKQLRYAGGKVGATAEYLIPHYHLFFKRNVLPENYFKQYQQLSAEGAFVALAQGQADVAVSNSFDLEQLKEKYPRDFSQMRVVWESPKFAFDPLIMRNDLPATQKSAISQFFINYGKTGANTAVARQRLYYADQLAGFVKADNRSLRQVTDLQLFHDLFRLTFNTKLSPEAKVAQEKSYYQRFDSLVALLGGAK; encoded by the coding sequence ATGTTACACCGATCTTTAGCGCTGATTTTGATTTTACTGATGGCACCCTGTTATGCCGATCTCACGGTAGGACTGTTTACCTCGCGTAATTCGGACCAGACTTTGGAAGATTGGCAGCCCGTACTGAACGATTTGGCGCAGGCTACTGGGCAGAAAGTAACTGGTGTTGTTATCAGTGATCGTGAAGAGTTATTGCGTAAATTGCAAAAGAACCAAGTGCAAATTGCCCGCGTAGATAACAAACTGGCGCTCGATGCCGTTGAAACGGCAAAAAGCGAAGTGTTTGCCCGTTTAACTCAAACTGGCAATCTCAACGATTATCGCAGCCTGATGCTAGTTAAAAAAAACAGCCCGATTAAAAATGCCGATGATTTGCTCAATCACCCTAAGCAATTGCGTTACGCGGGTGGCAAGGTCGGGGCAACCGCTGAATATTTAATTCCGCACTATCACTTGTTTTTCAAGCGCAACGTATTGCCGGAAAATTATTTCAAGCAATATCAGCAGTTAAGTGCCGAAGGGGCATTTGTGGCATTGGCGCAAGGTCAGGCCGATGTGGCGGTGAGCAATAGTTTCGACTTGGAGCAGCTCAAAGAAAAATACCCACGTGATTTTTCGCAAATGCGCGTTGTTTGGGAGTCGCCCAAGTTTGCTTTCGATCCTTTGATAATGCGAAATGATCTGCCTGCAACCCAAAAAAGTGCAATTAGCCAGTTTTTTATTAATTATGGCAAGACTGGGGCAAATACGGCGGTGGCACGGCAGCGTTTGTACTATGCCGATCAGTTGGCTGGTTTTGTGAAAGCAGATAATCGTAGTTTGCGGCAAGTGACGGACTTGCAGTTATTTCATGATTTATTCCGCCTGACATTCAATACCAAATTAAGCCCTGAAGCTAAAGTGGCGCAAGAAAAGTCATATTATCAACGGTTTGACTCGCTGGTGGCTTTGCTGGGCGGGGCGAAATAA
- a CDS encoding CAP domain-containing protein: MSMHSRYRRLSILLSCFLIACGGGGGSGSTSAELQTQSSSRQLNLCEQMPAQASSPVQLAPNAGRANPYQRSGNPIADLNGFTNGIRTELGLPTLSINAEISNAAAAHSSYMASNNILTHYETAGLPGFTAATPHERIDLNFTPTLSYSGEIASSMSGNGSTADNAIRALFDAPLHRIVMLSEYESMGSGYARSSTGVDYATQDYANYQPSIADFAIVAYPYANSTRITAAWENTETPNPMADTPFSRGTVGYPITLQGNFGSKLTLGQFKVYANCSSEVALTVRSHDNDPSIVQAENVLLAVPNQVLNPNTRYTVWVTGYYLSSSQSLQPFDLRWSFSTN; encoded by the coding sequence ATGTCTATGCACTCACGCTACCGTCGGCTATCTATCCTGCTCAGCTGCTTCTTAATCGCCTGCGGAGGCGGCGGTGGAAGCGGAAGCACCAGCGCGGAATTGCAAACTCAGAGCAGCTCGCGGCAACTCAATTTGTGCGAGCAAATGCCTGCTCAAGCCAGCAGCCCGGTTCAGTTAGCGCCCAACGCTGGCAGAGCGAACCCCTATCAACGCAGCGGGAATCCAATTGCAGATTTAAACGGGTTTACCAATGGTATTCGCACAGAGCTAGGGCTTCCCACCTTGAGTATCAATGCCGAAATCAGTAACGCGGCGGCGGCACATTCAAGCTACATGGCCAGCAACAACATCCTGACGCATTACGAAACGGCGGGCCTACCCGGCTTTACCGCAGCTACACCGCATGAGCGGATTGACCTTAACTTCACACCAACGCTCAGCTACAGCGGTGAAATTGCCAGCTCGATGAGCGGGAATGGCAGCACTGCAGATAATGCCATTCGCGCCTTATTTGACGCGCCCTTGCATCGGATTGTGATGTTAAGCGAATACGAAAGCATGGGTAGCGGCTATGCTCGCAGCAGCACTGGGGTTGACTATGCCACGCAAGACTACGCCAACTACCAGCCTTCAATCGCTGATTTTGCTATCGTCGCCTACCCGTACGCCAACTCAACGCGCATTACTGCCGCTTGGGAAAACACCGAAACCCCAAACCCGATGGCTGATACTCCATTTAGCCGTGGCACGGTAGGCTATCCGATCACATTGCAGGGTAATTTTGGCAGCAAGTTAACTTTGGGGCAGTTTAAGGTTTATGCCAATTGCAGCAGTGAAGTTGCGCTGACCGTGCGCAGCCACGACAATGATCCTAGCATTGTGCAAGCCGAGAACGTTTTGCTAGCCGTACCCAATCAGGTTTTGAATCCCAACACGCGCTACACCGTATGGGTCACTGGCTACTATCTGAGTAGCTCGCAGTCGCTACAGCCATTTGATTTGCGCTGGAGTTTTAGTACCAACTAA
- a CDS encoding serine/threonine protein kinase, which produces MTAPLAHAPYAQLTPDLILTALEQLGIRTSGHLLALNSYENRVYQIGLDDDQQWGKFLVAKFYRPARWSDQQILEEHTFSKELAGYEVPVVAPIELSGNTLHSEQGFRFALFPRRGGRSPELDQRETREWIGRFLGRIHAVGQTQCFSERPTLDIQSYGHDSVAFLLGQQFIPSDLQAAYQSVTAQALDAVEHCFARAGKVANVRLHGDCHASNILWTDAGPHFVDFDDARNGPAIQDLWMLLSGERHEQQAQLNDILYGYEDFMDFDPSELHLLEALRTLRLLHYSAWLARRWDDPAFPAAFPWFNTPIYWQNRILELREQIALIAEGPLQSSSGNF; this is translated from the coding sequence ATGACAGCCCCATTAGCTCACGCGCCCTATGCCCAACTCACCCCCGATTTGATCTTAACGGCGCTCGAACAGCTGGGTATTCGCACCTCCGGCCATTTACTAGCGCTCAATAGCTACGAAAATCGGGTCTATCAAATCGGGCTGGACGACGATCAGCAGTGGGGCAAATTCTTAGTCGCCAAGTTCTACCGCCCCGCGCGCTGGAGCGACCAACAAATCTTGGAAGAGCACACATTCAGTAAAGAACTAGCAGGGTATGAAGTTCCAGTTGTTGCACCCATTGAGCTTTCAGGCAATACCCTGCATAGCGAACAAGGTTTCCGCTTCGCGTTATTTCCACGTCGCGGTGGTCGCTCACCGGAGCTGGATCAGCGCGAAACCAGGGAATGGATCGGGCGTTTCCTCGGCCGGATTCATGCAGTGGGCCAGACTCAGTGTTTTAGCGAACGCCCTACTCTTGACATACAAAGCTATGGCCATGACTCGGTGGCATTTTTGCTTGGCCAGCAGTTTATTCCCAGCGATTTGCAAGCAGCCTATCAAAGCGTGACCGCGCAGGCCTTAGACGCGGTAGAGCATTGTTTTGCACGAGCAGGTAAAGTCGCCAATGTGCGGCTGCATGGTGATTGCCATGCCAGTAATATTTTGTGGACTGATGCTGGGCCGCATTTTGTTGATTTTGATGATGCCCGTAATGGCCCCGCTATTCAGGATTTGTGGATGCTGCTATCGGGGGAGAGGCACGAGCAACAAGCCCAGCTTAACGACATTTTGTACGGCTACGAAGATTTTATGGATTTTGACCCTAGCGAATTGCATTTGCTCGAAGCCTTACGAACTTTGCGCTTGCTGCATTACAGCGCGTGGCTGGCGCGCCGCTGGGATGACCCAGCCTTCCCTGCCGCTTTCCCTTGGTTTAATACGCCAATTTATTGGCAAAACCGCATTCTGGAATTGCGTGAACAAATTGCCTTAATTGCTGAGGGCCCACTGCAAAGCTCATCGGGCAATTTCTAG
- a CDS encoding GGDEF domain-containing protein has product MWSPSTSEPSTVLSLLQPLDPVQQRHSARIKRERRWQRQRLALGLACLSLLSGALWLDAGGMVWPILLLPLGSAAVFFYASFALRRSNSEWEWRTSVLAIFIPPLFTTAWAWMMREQLPASSLVLPFVLQPMLLLLAGLPLLRYVAATLLNLLLITAIIASASFTFLPAVSAVLVVVLATVLGINTAQHLLQNQQRMLVMRQRVAENAEKMAERNQKMRKLAFEDPLTGLANRLHLINQLRQTLKNPLSEAANSVVFLIDLDFFKTVNDQYGHAAGDALLIEIAQRFKALVRRGDLVCRLGGDEFVILVRGLNKPAEIITVADKILAKLSEPVWYQQQQLPLGGSIGIAPWLPDLRSPASWLKSADEAMYQAKVAGRNRYVIADFATQARSDT; this is encoded by the coding sequence ATGTGGTCGCCATCGACTTCCGAACCATCGACAGTATTATCGCTGCTACAGCCGCTAGACCCAGTGCAGCAGCGTCACTCCGCGCGAATTAAACGCGAGCGGCGCTGGCAGCGGCAACGTTTGGCGCTTGGTTTGGCGTGCTTGTCATTATTATCCGGCGCCTTGTGGCTAGATGCTGGCGGGATGGTATGGCCAATATTGCTGTTGCCGCTAGGTAGTGCTGCGGTGTTTTTTTATGCCAGCTTTGCATTGCGGCGCAGTAACTCGGAATGGGAATGGCGTACGTCGGTATTGGCGATCTTTATTCCGCCGTTATTTACGACGGCTTGGGCATGGATGATGCGCGAACAATTGCCCGCCTCTAGTTTGGTATTACCCTTTGTATTGCAACCTATGTTATTGCTGTTGGCGGGTTTACCCTTGCTACGCTATGTTGCAGCCACTTTATTAAATCTGCTGCTCATTACCGCCATCATTGCGAGTGCGAGCTTTACATTTCTGCCTGCGGTTAGTGCCGTATTAGTGGTGGTGCTTGCGACGGTGCTGGGGATTAATACTGCTCAGCACTTATTGCAAAATCAGCAGCGTATGTTGGTGATGCGCCAGCGGGTGGCTGAAAATGCTGAAAAAATGGCCGAACGCAATCAAAAAATGCGCAAGTTGGCGTTTGAGGATCCATTAACTGGCTTGGCCAATCGCTTGCACCTGATTAATCAGTTGCGCCAAACACTGAAAAACCCCTTATCTGAAGCCGCTAATAGCGTGGTATTTCTCATCGACCTCGATTTTTTCAAAACGGTGAATGATCAATACGGGCATGCGGCAGGCGATGCTTTGCTGATTGAAATTGCCCAACGCTTTAAGGCGTTGGTGCGGCGTGGTGATCTGGTGTGCCGACTAGGGGGCGATGAGTTCGTTATTTTGGTGCGCGGGCTCAACAAACCGGCGGAAATCATCACCGTCGCCGATAAAATTTTGGCCAAACTAAGCGAGCCGGTCTGGTATCAGCAGCAACAGTTGCCACTCGGTGGCAGTATTGGTATTGCACCTTGGTTGCCAGATTTGCGCTCACCCGCTAGCTGGTTGAAAAGTGCGGATGAAGCAATGTATCAAGCCAAAGTAGCAGGCCGAAATCGCTATGTGATCGCAGATTTTGCAACCCAAGCACGGAGTGATACATGA
- a CDS encoding ABC transporter ATP-binding protein — protein MSPALLRIEQLSLCFPGAEPVVRGVDLQIYAGEKLALVGESGSGKSVLARAILQLDQRVCATGAIQLQQLDLLRASPAQLRTIRGRRVAMIFQEPMSALNPLQTIGQQIGEVLQLHLGYSPQQQQIRAVELLQRTGIVDAVAKLRRYPHQLSGGQRQRVMIAMALAGEPELLIADEPTTALDMTVQAQILSLLADIQQERGMAVLLISHDLNLVRHFADRVAVMQRGQIVETAPTLQLFSHAQHPYTQQLLAARPQRVADELAEQGAQCLQAHGLSHQYAQPGRFFWQHHWQEVLSPLDLQLHQGETLAVVGESGSGKTTLVLALLRLLQAGRGAGQIQLGGRLFSQLKGAALRLARRDIQIVFQDPFSALSPRMTVGEIVGEGLLVHQPQLSATEREQSVIEVMQAVGLNADMLGRYPHEFSGGQRQRIAIARALIVQPKILILDEPTSALDATVQQQVLQLLADLQRQRGLSYILVSHDMAVVRALAHRVLVLKDGLIQEQASVGELFDAPRSDYTRRLINAGMLD, from the coding sequence ATGAGCCCCGCTTTGCTCCGGATTGAACAATTGAGCTTGTGTTTTCCGGGGGCCGAGCCGGTAGTGCGAGGGGTGGATTTACAAATATACGCTGGTGAAAAACTGGCCTTGGTCGGAGAGTCGGGCTCAGGTAAAAGCGTGTTGGCGCGCGCCATTTTGCAACTGGATCAGCGGGTGTGTGCCACCGGAGCGATTCAATTGCAGCAGCTAGACCTGTTGCGTGCCAGCCCCGCCCAGCTGCGTACTATTCGTGGACGTCGGGTGGCGATGATTTTTCAAGAGCCAATGAGCGCGCTTAACCCCTTGCAAACTATTGGGCAACAGATTGGCGAGGTACTGCAGCTTCATCTGGGGTATAGCCCGCAGCAACAGCAGATACGGGCGGTAGAGCTATTACAGCGTACGGGTATCGTCGATGCGGTTGCTAAATTGCGCCGCTATCCGCATCAATTGTCGGGTGGCCAGCGACAGCGGGTTATGATCGCGATGGCGCTGGCTGGCGAGCCGGAATTATTGATTGCCGATGAGCCGACCACCGCACTGGATATGACGGTACAAGCCCAGATTCTGAGCTTGTTGGCGGATATTCAGCAAGAGCGCGGGATGGCGGTTTTGCTGATTTCGCATGATCTGAATCTGGTGCGTCATTTTGCTGATCGCGTAGCGGTGATGCAGCGTGGGCAAATTGTAGAAACAGCCCCAACTCTGCAGCTATTTAGCCATGCTCAACATCCTTATACGCAGCAATTGCTGGCCGCGCGGCCGCAGCGTGTTGCCGATGAGTTGGCTGAGCAGGGGGCACAATGCCTTCAGGCGCACGGATTAAGTCACCAATATGCCCAGCCGGGACGGTTTTTCTGGCAGCATCACTGGCAAGAAGTATTGTCCCCATTAGATTTACAGTTGCATCAGGGTGAAACCTTAGCTGTGGTGGGCGAATCTGGCAGCGGTAAAACCACGCTGGTGCTGGCTTTGTTGCGCTTGTTGCAAGCAGGGCGAGGGGCAGGGCAAATCCAGTTGGGAGGGCGCCTCTTTAGCCAGCTCAAAGGCGCGGCCCTGCGCTTGGCTCGCCGTGATATTCAAATTGTGTTCCAAGACCCATTTTCTGCGCTCTCTCCGCGGATGACCGTCGGTGAAATTGTCGGTGAAGGCCTATTGGTGCATCAACCACAGCTGAGTGCCACCGAACGCGAGCAAAGCGTGATTGAGGTGATGCAAGCGGTGGGTTTAAATGCGGACATGCTGGGACGTTATCCGCATGAATTCTCAGGCGGGCAAAGACAGCGTATCGCGATTGCCCGCGCCTTGATTGTGCAGCCCAAAATATTGATTCTGGATGAGCCCACCTCAGCGCTAGATGCGACGGTGCAGCAGCAGGTGCTGCAATTATTGGCTGATCTGCAGCGCCAACGTGGCCTCAGTTATATTTTGGTCAGTCATGATATGGCAGTCGTGCGGGCATTGGCGCACCGGGTTTTAGTGCTCAAAGATGGGCTGATTCAAGAGCAAGCCAGCGTTGGGGAATTATTTGATGCACCACGGTCTGACTACACTCGGCGTTTGATTAATGCTGGCATGCTGGATTAG
- the xth gene encoding exodeoxyribonuclease III — MKIATWNVNSLKVRLPQVLDWMAANPEVTALCLQETKMDDPVFPQAEIEAAGYHVAFAGQKTYNGVAIIARAPIEDVVINVPGFDDPQKRLITATVNGVRLIGAYIPNGQDLESDKYPYKLAWLEALLQWLQAQLQQYPQLALLGDYNIAPEDRDVHDIKKWAGGVLVSPPEREAFARMLALGLSDAFRHFEQPEKSFSWWDYRGFSFKKNAGLRIDHILMSPALLARCSSCVIDVEPRKHERPSDHTPVIATLD; from the coding sequence ATGAAAATTGCAACTTGGAATGTTAATTCACTGAAGGTGCGCTTGCCGCAAGTACTCGATTGGATGGCGGCCAATCCTGAGGTGACTGCGCTGTGTTTGCAAGAAACCAAAATGGATGACCCGGTTTTCCCACAGGCCGAGATTGAGGCTGCGGGCTATCACGTCGCCTTTGCCGGGCAAAAAACGTATAACGGCGTAGCCATTATTGCCCGCGCACCGATTGAAGATGTGGTGATCAATGTCCCTGGATTTGATGATCCGCAAAAACGCTTGATTACTGCGACCGTTAATGGGGTGCGTCTCATTGGGGCATATATTCCCAATGGACAAGATCTGGAGTCAGATAAGTATCCGTACAAACTCGCTTGGCTTGAGGCTTTATTGCAGTGGCTACAAGCCCAGCTACAGCAGTATCCGCAGCTGGCTTTACTCGGTGATTACAACATTGCCCCCGAAGATCGTGATGTACATGATATTAAAAAATGGGCGGGTGGTGTATTAGTATCACCGCCGGAACGTGAGGCCTTTGCACGTATGCTTGCCTTGGGCTTGAGCGATGCATTCCGGCATTTTGAGCAACCTGAGAAATCATTTAGTTGGTGGGATTATCGGGGCTTTTCATTCAAAAAAAATGCGGGTTTGCGAATCGATCATATTTTGATGTCGCCGGCACTGCTGGCGCGTTGTAGCTCCTGTGTGATTGATGTTGAACCACGCAAGCATGAGCGTCCATCGGACCACACCCCTGTTATTGCTACCTTAGATTGA